A region from the Cryptosporangium arvum DSM 44712 genome encodes:
- a CDS encoding potassium transporter Kup yields MNEQEQPTPAPAKRRRDVVRLGVVVGALGVVFGDIGTSPIYTLQTVFSPSDPHPVPVSANNVFGVVSLVFWSVMIIVTVTYVLLAMRADNDGEGGIMALITLLRRIGGPRTARTSAVLAGLGIFGAALFFGDSMITPAISVLSAVEGLKLVEPSFDEWVVPITAVIIVVLFLVQRRGTAAVGRFFGPVMILWFVTIGALGITGIARHPDILEALSPTYAIGFLAGHFGIAFFALAAIVLAVTGAEALYADMGHFGRRAIVRGWLFLVLPACVLSYFGQGALILQDTANLSGPFFLLAPEWARLPLIVLATAATVIASQAVITGAYSVAAQAAELGYLPRLRIAHTSTTTFGQIYVPWINWLLLASVLTLVFAFRSSAALAYAFGMAVTGTITITTLLFFYVAHLKWTSVPTWLLAAGGSTLLLVDALFVAANLTKLVHGAWLPLLIALTAFTIMTTWQRGRAIVTAERNRQEGSLTEFIEAMHSETPPITRVPGTAVFLNRGRTTAPLALRANVEHNHVRHEHVLILAIETLPVPRVPAADRIVVDSLGHTDDGISFVHARFGYADTPDVLGALRRIAPDAIERPLDVDGASYFLSKIDLRLGTEPTMARWRKRLFIATSYITADAAEHFGLPRDRTVIMGSHVEV; encoded by the coding sequence ATGAACGAGCAGGAGCAGCCGACCCCCGCGCCGGCGAAACGTCGGCGCGACGTGGTGCGTCTCGGCGTCGTCGTCGGTGCGCTCGGGGTGGTGTTCGGGGACATCGGGACGAGCCCGATCTACACCCTGCAGACGGTGTTCAGCCCGAGCGACCCGCACCCCGTGCCGGTGAGCGCGAACAACGTGTTCGGGGTCGTCTCGCTGGTCTTCTGGTCGGTGATGATCATCGTGACCGTCACCTACGTCCTGCTGGCGATGCGCGCCGACAACGACGGCGAGGGCGGCATCATGGCGCTGATCACGCTGCTGCGCCGCATCGGCGGCCCGCGGACCGCGCGTACCTCGGCCGTGCTGGCCGGGCTGGGCATCTTCGGCGCCGCGTTGTTCTTCGGCGACAGCATGATCACCCCGGCGATCTCGGTGCTCTCCGCGGTCGAAGGGCTCAAGCTCGTCGAGCCGTCGTTCGACGAGTGGGTCGTGCCGATCACCGCGGTGATCATCGTGGTGCTGTTCCTGGTGCAGCGCCGGGGTACCGCCGCGGTCGGCCGGTTCTTCGGGCCGGTGATGATCCTCTGGTTCGTCACCATCGGCGCGCTCGGCATCACCGGCATCGCCCGGCACCCCGACATCCTCGAGGCGCTGTCACCGACCTACGCGATCGGGTTCCTCGCCGGTCACTTCGGGATCGCGTTCTTCGCGCTCGCCGCGATCGTGCTGGCCGTCACCGGAGCGGAGGCGCTCTACGCCGACATGGGCCACTTCGGCCGCCGCGCGATCGTCCGGGGCTGGCTGTTCCTGGTCCTGCCCGCGTGCGTGCTCAGCTACTTCGGGCAGGGCGCGCTGATCCTGCAGGACACCGCCAACCTCAGCGGGCCGTTCTTCCTGCTCGCGCCGGAGTGGGCCCGGCTGCCGCTGATCGTGCTGGCCACCGCGGCCACGGTGATCGCGTCCCAGGCCGTGATCACCGGCGCCTACTCCGTCGCCGCGCAGGCCGCGGAGCTCGGCTACCTGCCCCGGCTGCGGATCGCGCACACCTCGACGACCACCTTCGGGCAGATCTACGTGCCCTGGATCAACTGGCTGCTCCTGGCGTCGGTGTTGACGTTGGTGTTCGCGTTCCGCAGTTCGGCCGCGCTCGCGTACGCCTTCGGCATGGCAGTCACCGGCACGATCACGATCACGACGCTGCTGTTCTTCTACGTCGCCCACCTGAAGTGGACGTCGGTGCCGACCTGGCTGCTGGCCGCGGGCGGGTCGACGCTGCTGCTCGTCGACGCGCTGTTCGTCGCGGCCAACCTGACCAAGCTCGTGCACGGGGCGTGGCTCCCGCTGCTCATCGCGCTCACCGCCTTCACGATCATGACGACCTGGCAGCGGGGCCGGGCGATCGTCACCGCGGAACGCAACCGGCAGGAAGGCTCGCTCACCGAGTTCATCGAGGCGATGCACAGCGAGACCCCACCGATCACCCGGGTGCCGGGCACCGCGGTGTTCCTCAACCGCGGCCGGACGACCGCGCCGCTGGCCCTGCGCGCGAACGTCGAACACAACCACGTCCGCCACGAGCACGTCCTGATCCTGGCGATCGAGACGCTGCCCGTCCCGCGCGTGCCGGCCGCGGACCGGATCGTGGTCGACAGCCTCGGCCACACCGACGACGGGATCAGCTTCGTGCACGCCCGGTTCGGGTACGCCGACACGCCCGACGTCCTCGGCGCGCTCCGCCGGATCGCTCCGGACGCGATCGAACGGCCCCTGGACGTGGACGGGGCGTCGTACTTCCTGTCCAAGATCGATCTCCGGCTCGGAACGGAGCCGACGATGGCCCGGTGGCGCAAACGGCTGTTCATCGCCACCTCGTACATCACCGCCGACGCCGCCGAACACTTCGGGCTGCCCCGCGACCGCACGGTCATCATGGGCTCGCACGTCGAGGTCTGA
- a CDS encoding AfsR/SARP family transcriptional regulator, translated as MILRCRCLGSLEVHGGDQWRPVRGARARALLAVLVRHRGEHVPARRLADEVWDGRPPASAGTLIRGYVSALRRAFGADGARVIVGSGGGYRLDLPPDAVDVDLFDALCAQGGTALRRGDPEGAALLLADALALHRGPACADVPRTRTLTAFAEGVEERRLVAVEARIEAELACSRHTEVLGELRRLVTEHPNRERLLAQWMRALHAAGRRAEALDVYLAAHKRLVEQRGIDPGPELRAAHRTILAAEDAPRPQARPGRGGTGWSPPSQAPAGIADFTGRDAELARCLAVLTEPGARALRVVAISGRAGVGKSALAVTLTHGLRAWYPDGQLYADLTGETHRAVEPADVLAMFLRAVGVPGSAVPERTDERAALLRSIVADRRVLVVLENAPDERRIRALLPGGAGCAVLVTSRGRLSALEGAHFVELDVFTPEEALTLLERVVGADRVHERIDAARRLLDLCGRLPLAVRIMAARIASAPRTPLEWFAERLADERRRLDELRLHDLDVRAGIGAGYALLSSRQRRVLRRLAVLDVTAFPAWVVALVADVDERAADEALDALVGHRLLDAAGPDDGGRPRYRFHGLVRLFARERAAADPDLDPAAVLECAVRGWRALAEQATTRLPARTLAPIPSPARPGPVTDEAIREPFAWFDAERESIAELVGQSVELGRADLAWPLAAAAHPYYELRDYSEEGSRVHRSALDACRAAGDSLGEAVMSRNLADLYISKPGSDISEKLAHAERALELFRAAGHAPGEADAGYLAATVHRVLGATDQVEACLDASLAVAGSVGYRLGEVHVWQLRGILRRQQGRQADAIAAAGRALTVARELGSSRDVSVLLGLIGLAHRDRGEPGPAEAALAEAVTIAEETGDPVQLAFLCAHLGGLYVESGDPRAQRLLDRGLALSTGSRSEFGEAMALDGLGRLALRSGAPRRAVAHFTDAVALHRRAGNLQAEAKALAGLASAWLGAGDPVAARDTGLTARALFRRLGNETEAGLLSVVIGPQPRADSVENA; from the coding sequence ATGATCCTGCGGTGCCGCTGCCTGGGTTCGCTGGAGGTGCACGGCGGTGACCAGTGGCGTCCGGTCCGCGGCGCCAGGGCCCGGGCCCTGCTCGCCGTCCTGGTCCGGCACCGCGGTGAGCACGTCCCGGCCCGGCGGCTGGCCGACGAGGTCTGGGACGGCCGCCCGCCCGCGTCGGCGGGCACGCTGATCCGCGGGTACGTGTCCGCGCTGCGCCGGGCGTTCGGCGCCGACGGCGCGCGGGTCATCGTCGGCTCCGGCGGTGGCTACCGGCTCGACCTCCCGCCGGACGCGGTCGACGTCGACCTCTTCGACGCACTCTGCGCCCAGGGTGGGACCGCGCTGCGACGCGGTGACCCGGAGGGCGCCGCGCTGCTGCTCGCCGACGCGCTCGCCCTGCACCGGGGTCCGGCCTGCGCCGACGTTCCCCGCACGCGGACGCTCACCGCGTTCGCCGAGGGCGTCGAGGAGCGCCGGCTCGTCGCGGTCGAGGCGCGGATCGAGGCCGAGCTCGCGTGCTCCCGCCACACCGAGGTGCTCGGCGAGCTGCGTCGCCTGGTGACCGAGCACCCGAACCGGGAGCGGCTGCTGGCGCAGTGGATGCGCGCGCTGCACGCGGCCGGCCGCCGGGCGGAGGCGCTCGACGTCTACCTGGCCGCCCACAAGCGCCTCGTCGAGCAGCGGGGCATCGACCCCGGGCCGGAGCTGCGCGCGGCGCACCGGACGATCCTCGCGGCCGAGGACGCCCCCCGTCCGCAGGCCCGGCCCGGCCGCGGGGGAACCGGCTGGTCCCCGCCCTCGCAGGCCCCGGCCGGTATCGCCGACTTCACCGGCCGCGACGCCGAGCTGGCCCGCTGCCTGGCGGTGCTCACCGAGCCCGGGGCGCGGGCGCTGCGCGTGGTGGCGATCTCCGGGCGGGCCGGCGTCGGCAAGAGCGCGCTGGCCGTCACGCTCACCCACGGCCTGCGCGCGTGGTACCCGGACGGTCAGCTCTACGCGGACCTGACCGGGGAGACCCACCGCGCGGTGGAGCCGGCCGACGTGCTCGCGATGTTCCTGCGCGCGGTCGGGGTGCCGGGCTCCGCGGTGCCCGAGCGCACCGACGAGCGGGCCGCGCTCCTGCGCAGCATCGTCGCCGATCGCCGGGTGCTCGTCGTGCTGGAGAACGCACCCGACGAACGCCGGATCCGCGCGCTGCTGCCCGGCGGGGCCGGCTGCGCGGTGCTGGTCACCAGCCGGGGCCGCCTGTCCGCGCTGGAAGGCGCGCACTTCGTCGAGCTCGACGTGTTCACGCCGGAGGAGGCGCTGACCCTGCTGGAACGGGTGGTCGGCGCCGACCGGGTCCACGAGCGGATCGACGCCGCGCGGCGGCTGCTCGACCTGTGCGGCCGGCTCCCGCTGGCCGTGCGCATCATGGCGGCCCGGATCGCCAGCGCCCCGCGGACGCCGCTGGAGTGGTTCGCCGAGCGGCTGGCCGACGAGCGGCGGCGGCTGGACGAGCTGCGCCTGCACGACCTCGACGTCCGCGCCGGTATCGGGGCCGGGTACGCGTTGCTGAGCAGCAGGCAGCGACGTGTCCTGCGGCGGCTGGCCGTCCTCGACGTCACCGCGTTCCCGGCCTGGGTGGTCGCGCTCGTCGCCGACGTCGACGAGCGCGCCGCCGACGAGGCGCTCGACGCACTGGTCGGCCACCGGCTCCTGGACGCGGCCGGTCCGGACGACGGCGGCCGGCCCCGGTACCGGTTCCACGGCCTGGTCCGGCTGTTCGCCCGCGAGCGGGCCGCGGCCGACCCCGACCTGGACCCGGCCGCGGTGCTGGAGTGCGCGGTACGGGGGTGGCGCGCGCTCGCCGAGCAGGCGACCACCCGGCTGCCGGCGCGCACGCTGGCCCCGATCCCGTCCCCGGCCCGGCCAGGGCCGGTCACCGACGAGGCGATCCGCGAGCCGTTCGCCTGGTTCGACGCCGAGCGCGAGTCGATCGCGGAACTCGTCGGGCAGAGCGTCGAGCTCGGCCGGGCCGACCTGGCGTGGCCGCTGGCCGCGGCCGCGCACCCCTACTACGAGCTGCGCGACTACTCCGAGGAGGGCAGCCGGGTCCACCGGTCGGCGCTGGACGCGTGCCGGGCCGCCGGGGACTCGCTGGGGGAGGCGGTGATGAGCCGCAACCTCGCCGATCTCTACATCTCGAAACCCGGGTCGGACATCAGCGAGAAGCTCGCTCACGCCGAGCGCGCGCTGGAGCTGTTCCGCGCGGCCGGGCACGCGCCGGGCGAGGCCGACGCCGGTTACCTCGCCGCCACCGTCCACCGCGTGCTCGGCGCGACCGACCAGGTCGAGGCGTGCCTGGACGCGAGCCTGGCGGTGGCCGGCTCGGTCGGCTACCGCCTCGGCGAGGTCCACGTCTGGCAGCTGCGCGGCATCCTCCGGCGTCAGCAGGGACGGCAGGCCGACGCGATCGCGGCGGCCGGGCGGGCGCTCACGGTCGCCCGCGAGCTCGGCAGCTCCCGTGACGTGAGCGTCCTGCTCGGCCTGATCGGCCTGGCCCACCGTGACCGCGGCGAACCGGGGCCGGCCGAGGCGGCGCTGGCCGAGGCGGTGACGATCGCCGAGGAGACCGGCGACCCGGTCCAGCTCGCGTTCCTCTGCGCCCACCTCGGTGGTCTCTACGTCGAGTCCGGCGATCCCCGCGCGCAGCGGCTGCTCGACCGCGGCCTCGCGCTCAGCACCGGCAGCCGGTCGGAGTTCGGCGAGGCGATGGCGCTCGACGGGTTGGGCCGGCTGGCGTTGCGTTCCGGTGCGCCCCGCCGGGCGGTCGCGCACTTCACCGACGCGGTCGCCCTGCACCGGCGGGCGGGCAACCTGCAGGCCGAGGCGAAGGCGCTCGCCGGGCTCGCGTCGGCCTGGCTGGGCGCCGGTGACCCGGTCGCGGCCCGCGACACCGGGCTGACCGCCCGGGCGCTCTTCCGGCGGCTCGGCAACGAGACCGAGGCCGGGCTGCTGTCCGTCGTGATCGGACCGCAGCCGCGTGCAGATTCAGTAGAGAACGCGTAA
- a CDS encoding MauE/DoxX family redox-associated membrane protein: MRYLVLVAAATLWVVFAVSAVSKLRGRAAYAAFVASTGRLLPSRFGAARPVALLVLAAELAVVGTLPVVPVAGLGVGAVLLGAFGVAILAATRRGVTAPCRCFGASARPLGAAQAVRNGLLAVLAAGGAAAAVAVGDPLAGAHPAGVAIALFGALVLAVLTISFDDVADLLTTGSVAVDRT; the protein is encoded by the coding sequence GTGCGCTATCTCGTCCTCGTCGCCGCGGCGACGCTCTGGGTGGTCTTCGCCGTCTCCGCCGTGAGCAAACTGCGCGGCCGGGCGGCCTACGCGGCGTTCGTGGCCTCCACCGGCCGCCTGCTGCCGTCCCGGTTCGGGGCGGCCCGCCCCGTGGCGCTCCTCGTGCTCGCCGCCGAGCTCGCCGTCGTCGGCACGCTCCCGGTCGTGCCGGTGGCCGGCCTGGGCGTCGGCGCGGTGCTGCTCGGCGCGTTCGGCGTCGCGATCCTCGCCGCGACGCGCCGCGGGGTGACCGCGCCGTGCCGGTGCTTCGGCGCCTCGGCCCGCCCGTTGGGCGCCGCGCAGGCCGTCCGCAACGGTCTGCTCGCCGTGCTCGCGGCCGGTGGGGCCGCCGCGGCGGTCGCGGTGGGTGACCCCCTGGCCGGGGCGCACCCGGCCGGCGTGGCGATCGCCCTCTTCGGCGCGCTGGTGCTCGCCGTCCTCACGATCTCCTTCGACGACGTCGCCGACCTCCTCACGACCGGCTCCGTAGCAGTGGATAGGACCTGA
- a CDS encoding TlpA family protein disulfide reductase, with translation MPYLVVAVVAVGLLGLVNLMLLTAVLKRLRAQPAEGHRSAFEQPMPPVGTVVDDFAVADVDGGTWSKDSLTGDTLVGFFSPGCPACEDLLPEFVEYAAGFPGGPDRVVAVVEAIPDDAGRYVSLLAPVARVVTDPPGRTVVVPAFAARAFPGVVIVDATGRVTVSGGDVTALPAPAPAPAH, from the coding sequence ATGCCGTATCTCGTCGTCGCCGTCGTCGCCGTCGGCCTCCTGGGCCTGGTCAACCTGATGCTGTTGACCGCGGTGCTCAAACGACTGCGGGCGCAGCCGGCCGAGGGCCACCGCAGCGCGTTCGAGCAGCCGATGCCGCCGGTCGGGACCGTCGTCGACGACTTCGCGGTGGCCGACGTCGACGGCGGCACCTGGTCCAAGGACTCGCTCACCGGTGACACGCTCGTAGGCTTCTTCAGCCCCGGCTGCCCGGCCTGCGAGGACCTGCTGCCGGAGTTCGTCGAGTACGCGGCCGGTTTCCCCGGCGGCCCGGACCGGGTCGTCGCCGTGGTGGAGGCGATTCCCGACGACGCCGGGCGTTACGTGTCGCTGCTCGCGCCGGTGGCCCGGGTCGTCACCGACCCGCCGGGACGCACGGTCGTCGTCCCCGCGTTCGCGGCCCGCGCGTTCCCGGGCGTCGTGATCGTGGACGCCACCGGCCGGGTCACGGTCAGCGGCGGGGACGTCACCGCGCTCCCGGCTCCGGCTCCCGCGCCGGCGCATTGA
- a CDS encoding ABC transporter ATP-binding protein — protein MRAAAGMAAGIAWRSARRPVVLLTLVALVGAAAPVGAAWATRGTIDRVATSAPLGELVAVAVALAVAGIATATLPQLEQYLQAEVARATNLAGAERLHSAVGGFVGLGRFEDPRFLDRLQLAGEGERAAGAIVGSGLASARSLLALGGFVGSLLVLSPAMTLVVLVAAVPTLVAEFRLSRARADMTFDISPVERRELFYRNLLTSSDAAKEIRLFGIAAFLRTRMLTERRTADDARRRIDRRDLVTQGGLALFGALVAGGGLVWAVRAARQGTLSIGDVSLFLLAIAGVQGALAGAISQLAQLHHQLLMFGHFRAVVTAESDLPVAPHPTPVRALTRGIELRDVWFRYGPDAPWALRGVTLTIPQGRATALAGRNGSGKSTLIKLLCRFYDPDRGTIRWDGVDLRELDPAALRERITAVFQDFVEYDLTAAENIGLGDLAGLADEGRIRAAARRAGVDAELAGLPAGYRTLLSRMFFTEADREDPSTGVVLSGGQWQRVAVARAFLRDRRDLMILDEPSAGLDAEAEYRIHAGLREHRAGRTSLLISHRMGSLRDADRILVLDGGELAEEGTHAQLLAADGVYARLFRLQAAGYADEPVAAP, from the coding sequence ATGCGGGCCGCGGCCGGGATGGCCGCGGGGATCGCCTGGCGGTCCGCGCGGCGCCCGGTCGTACTGCTGACGCTCGTCGCGCTGGTCGGCGCCGCGGCCCCGGTCGGCGCGGCCTGGGCCACCCGCGGCACGATCGACCGGGTCGCGACCTCCGCGCCGCTGGGCGAGCTGGTCGCGGTGGCCGTCGCGCTGGCGGTGGCCGGGATCGCGACCGCGACGCTGCCGCAGCTCGAGCAGTACCTGCAAGCCGAGGTGGCGCGGGCGACGAACCTGGCCGGCGCGGAGCGGCTGCACTCCGCCGTCGGCGGCTTCGTCGGCCTGGGCCGCTTCGAGGACCCGCGCTTCCTCGACCGGCTCCAGCTGGCCGGTGAGGGGGAACGGGCCGCCGGCGCGATCGTGGGGAGCGGCCTGGCCTCGGCGCGGTCGCTGCTGGCCCTCGGGGGGTTCGTCGGGTCGCTGCTGGTGCTGAGCCCGGCCATGACGCTCGTCGTGCTGGTCGCGGCCGTCCCCACGCTCGTCGCGGAGTTCCGGCTCTCCCGCGCCCGGGCCGACATGACATTCGACATCAGCCCGGTCGAGCGGCGCGAGCTGTTCTACCGGAACCTGCTGACCAGCAGCGACGCGGCGAAGGAGATCCGGCTCTTCGGCATCGCGGCGTTCCTGCGCACCCGGATGCTGACCGAGCGCCGCACCGCCGACGACGCCCGGCGCCGGATCGACCGCCGGGATCTGGTCACCCAGGGCGGGCTGGCGCTGTTCGGCGCGCTCGTCGCGGGCGGCGGCCTGGTGTGGGCCGTACGCGCCGCGCGGCAGGGCACCCTGTCGATCGGGGACGTGTCGCTGTTCCTGCTGGCGATCGCCGGTGTGCAGGGCGCGCTGGCCGGAGCGATCAGCCAGCTGGCCCAGCTCCACCACCAGCTGCTGATGTTCGGTCACTTCCGCGCCGTGGTGACCGCCGAGTCCGACCTGCCGGTCGCGCCGCACCCCACCCCGGTGCGGGCGCTGACCCGCGGGATCGAGCTGCGCGACGTCTGGTTCCGCTACGGCCCGGACGCGCCGTGGGCGCTGCGCGGCGTCACGCTGACGATCCCGCAGGGCCGGGCGACCGCGCTGGCCGGACGGAACGGGTCGGGCAAGAGCACGCTGATCAAGCTGCTCTGCCGGTTCTACGACCCGGACCGCGGCACGATCCGCTGGGACGGGGTCGACCTCCGTGAGCTCGACCCGGCCGCACTGCGGGAGCGGATCACCGCGGTGTTCCAGGACTTCGTGGAGTACGACCTCACCGCGGCCGAGAACATCGGCCTCGGCGACCTGGCCGGCCTGGCCGACGAGGGGCGGATCCGGGCGGCGGCCCGGCGCGCCGGCGTCGACGCGGAACTGGCCGGTCTGCCCGCCGGGTACCGCACGCTGCTCTCCCGGATGTTCTTCACCGAAGCCGACCGGGAGGACCCGTCGACCGGTGTCGTGCTCTCGGGCGGGCAGTGGCAGCGGGTCGCGGTGGCCCGCGCGTTCCTGCGTGACCGCCGTGACCTGATGATCCTCGACGAGCCGTCGGCCGGCCTCGACGCCGAGGCGGAGTACCGGATCCACGCCGGGCTGCGCGAACACCGGGCCGGCCGGACCAGCCTGCTGATCTCGCACCGGATGGGCTCCCTCCGCGACGCCGACCGCATCCTCGTCCTCGACGGCGGCGAGCTGGCCGAAGAGGGCACGCACGCCCAGCTGCTCGCGGCCGACGGGGTCTACGCGCGGCTGTTCCGGCTGCAGGCCGCCGGGTACGCCGACGAGCCGGTGGCGGCACCGTGA
- a CDS encoding S26 family signal peptidase: MTIAAAVLLAVVLLVGAGVGVVRRTLAVVTVKGVSMEPTYHRGDRLLVRRAGVGGLEVGQVIVVAAGRPVGTPPLDSPLWMVKRLVALPGDPVPRSDTFHVRAAADDVTPPGCLVVAADNPDGVDSRQLGYFAGENLLGVVVRHLA; this comes from the coding sequence GTGACGATCGCCGCGGCGGTGCTGCTCGCCGTCGTGCTGCTGGTCGGTGCGGGGGTCGGCGTCGTCCGGCGGACGCTGGCGGTGGTGACGGTCAAGGGCGTCAGCATGGAGCCCACCTACCACCGGGGTGACCGGTTGCTCGTGCGCCGGGCCGGCGTCGGCGGGCTGGAAGTCGGGCAGGTGATCGTGGTGGCCGCCGGCCGCCCGGTGGGGACGCCGCCGCTGGACAGCCCGCTGTGGATGGTCAAGCGGCTGGTCGCGCTCCCGGGCGACCCGGTGCCGCGCAGCGACACGTTCCACGTGCGCGCGGCGGCGGACGACGTCACGCCGCCGGGCTGCCTGGTGGTCGCGGCCGACAACCCCGACGGGGTCGACTCGCGCCAGCTCGGCTACTTCGCCGGCGAGAACCTGCTCGGCGTGGTCGTCCGCCACCTGGCCTAG
- a CDS encoding helix-turn-helix transcriptional regulator, which produces MPEWTFLTNHAHVLLCIARDPGVRFRDLAGQVGITERAAQRIVADLARAGYLTTTRDGRRNRYKLDPSLPLRHPLEQQHLIGELLDILRDPPTTS; this is translated from the coding sequence ATGCCTGAGTGGACGTTCCTCACCAACCACGCGCACGTCCTGCTGTGCATCGCCCGCGACCCCGGCGTCCGCTTCCGTGACCTCGCCGGCCAGGTCGGCATCACCGAACGCGCGGCCCAGCGCATCGTCGCCGACCTGGCCCGGGCCGGATACCTCACCACCACCCGCGACGGCCGGCGCAACCGCTACAAGCTCGACCCGTCGCTGCCACTGCGCCACCCGCTGGAACAGCAGCACCTGATCGGCGAACTCCTCGACATCCTGCGCGACCCACCGACGACGTCCTGA
- a CDS encoding TerC family protein: MTVPWWAWVAVMTAVAAMLAVDLFLHRDNHVVSFREAVIWSGIWIAAGIAFGAVLWSWQGGEVAGTYYAGYLIEKALSIDNVFVFALIFTFFSVPETVQHKVLFWGVIGALAFRLGFIFIGAELLETFFWTAYAFGAFLVWTGYTMAFRHGEQTPPDRNPVVRLVRRVVPTDARYHGDRFFTRVDGKRVATMLFVVLIAVEASDLIFAIDSVATILAITTSAFIVWTANAFAILGLRSLYFCLAGLLRRFVHLHYGLALLLAFAGVKLILSETPVGKLPIPVTLGVIVLTIGASIVASLVATRRADPTVGPQ, encoded by the coding sequence ATGACAGTTCCCTGGTGGGCGTGGGTCGCGGTGATGACCGCGGTGGCGGCGATGCTCGCCGTCGACTTGTTCCTGCACCGCGACAATCACGTCGTCAGCTTCCGCGAGGCCGTGATCTGGTCCGGTATCTGGATCGCTGCGGGGATCGCATTCGGCGCCGTGCTGTGGTCGTGGCAGGGCGGCGAGGTCGCCGGCACCTACTACGCCGGTTACCTGATCGAGAAGGCGCTGTCGATCGACAACGTCTTCGTCTTCGCGTTGATCTTCACGTTCTTCTCCGTGCCGGAGACCGTGCAGCACAAGGTGCTGTTCTGGGGCGTCATCGGCGCGCTGGCGTTCCGGCTGGGGTTCATCTTCATCGGCGCGGAGCTGCTCGAGACGTTCTTCTGGACCGCGTACGCATTCGGCGCGTTCCTGGTCTGGACCGGCTACACGATGGCGTTCCGCCACGGCGAGCAGACCCCGCCCGACCGCAACCCGGTCGTCCGCCTGGTGCGCCGTGTCGTGCCGACCGACGCCCGCTACCACGGTGACCGTTTCTTCACCCGGGTCGACGGCAAGCGCGTGGCCACGATGCTCTTCGTCGTGCTCATCGCGGTCGAGGCGTCGGACCTGATCTTCGCGATCGACTCGGTCGCGACCATCCTGGCCATCACGACGAGCGCGTTCATCGTCTGGACCGCCAACGCGTTCGCGATCCTCGGGCTGCGCAGCCTGTACTTCTGCCTCGCCGGACTGCTCCGTCGGTTCGTGCATCTGCACTACGGGCTCGCGCTGCTCCTGGCGTTCGCCGGCGTCAAGCTCATCCTGTCCGAGACCCCGGTCGGCAAGCTGCCGATCCCGGTGACGCTCGGCGTGATCGTGCTGACGATCGGCGCCTCGATCGTCGCCAGCCTCGTCGCGACCCGGCGCGCCGACCCGACGGTCGGACCGCAGTAA
- a CDS encoding molybdopterin-dependent oxidoreductase — translation MRVSFRARQGGRRVDLVLGLLLVAGVLTGLGANTIGVDWPLDLIQLHAAGALAILLLAPWKSVVIRRGLRNPRQRRPVKALSLVLLVLVLVTIGSGLLHSTGRVEYVGPLTLMQIHVGAAIGAVAAVVAHFLGHWVRPRRTDADRRALLRLAVLGAGAAVATTAWDTWAATGRRFTGSVPKPALEVTSWINDGIQRVDAGQWRLRVGTTTFDLDEVLALPHERFTAVLDCTSGWYSRQVWDGVRLSALLRAADVEPGRSVEVRSVTGFARWFGAGTLDDVWLVTAVGGRPLSPGHGFPARIAAPGRRGFWWVKWVASVEPSSRPPWAQSVFPLS, via the coding sequence ATGCGCGTGAGTTTCCGGGCCCGGCAGGGCGGGCGGCGGGTGGACCTCGTCCTCGGCCTGCTGCTCGTCGCGGGTGTGCTCACCGGGCTGGGCGCCAACACGATCGGGGTGGACTGGCCGCTCGACCTCATCCAGCTGCACGCGGCCGGTGCGCTCGCGATCCTGCTGCTGGCGCCGTGGAAGTCGGTGGTGATCCGCCGCGGCCTGCGCAACCCGCGGCAGCGGCGCCCGGTCAAGGCGCTCTCGCTGGTCCTGCTCGTCCTGGTGCTGGTCACGATCGGGAGCGGTCTGCTGCACTCGACCGGCCGGGTCGAGTACGTCGGTCCGCTGACGCTGATGCAGATCCACGTCGGGGCCGCGATCGGCGCGGTGGCCGCGGTGGTGGCGCACTTCCTCGGCCACTGGGTGCGCCCGCGCCGCACCGACGCCGACCGCCGGGCGCTGCTGCGGCTGGCCGTCCTCGGCGCCGGTGCGGCCGTGGCCACCACGGCCTGGGACACCTGGGCGGCGACCGGCCGGCGCTTCACCGGCTCGGTGCCGAAGCCGGCGCTCGAGGTCACGTCGTGGATCAACGACGGCATCCAGCGCGTCGACGCCGGGCAGTGGCGCCTGCGTGTCGGGACCACCACGTTCGACCTGGACGAGGTGCTCGCGCTGCCGCACGAGCGGTTCACCGCGGTCCTGGACTGCACCAGCGGGTGGTACAGCCGCCAGGTGTGGGACGGCGTGCGGCTGAGCGCGCTGCTGCGTGCCGCGGACGTCGAGCCCGGGCGGAGCGTCGAGGTGCGTTCGGTGACCGGCTTCGCCCGCTGGTTCGGCGCCGGAACGCTCGACGACGTCTGGCTGGTGACCGCGGTCGGCGGACGGCCGCTCAGCCCCGGCCACGGGTTCCCGGCCCGGATCGCGGCGCCGGGTCGGCGCGGGTTCTGGTGGGTGAAGTGGGTGGCGTCGGTCGAGCCGTCGAGCCGGCCGCCGTGGGCCCAGTCGGTGTTCCCGCTGAGCTAG